One region of Streptomyces capillispiralis genomic DNA includes:
- the mshD gene encoding mycothiol synthase, with product MTSDDIARPGRPRSLQTYAALAPEQTEAVLALLAEAARTDGQQAVSEQGRLQLRGGERAGVSHLLLSVDGELVGYAQLEDTDPVEPPAAELVVHPSHRGNGHGRALGAALLAASGKRLRVWAHGGHSAARHLAQVLGLTLFRELRQMRRPLAGLDLPDPVLPEGVSVRTFVPGQDDAAWLAVNAAAFAHHPEQGSLTQRDLDDRKAEPWFDPEGFFLAERDGRLVGFHWTKVHAEERLGEVYVLGVNPGAQGGGLGKSLTTIGLRHLADRGLPTAMLYVDADNKAAVSVYERLGFVTHEVDLMYRTET from the coding sequence ATGACCAGCGACGACATCGCACGGCCCGGCCGCCCCCGCTCGCTCCAGACCTATGCCGCGCTCGCCCCCGAGCAGACCGAGGCGGTCCTCGCCCTGCTCGCGGAGGCCGCCCGGACCGACGGCCAGCAGGCGGTGTCCGAGCAGGGGCGGCTGCAGCTGCGCGGCGGGGAGCGGGCGGGCGTGTCCCATCTGCTGCTGTCCGTCGACGGTGAACTCGTCGGCTACGCGCAGCTGGAGGACACCGACCCGGTGGAGCCGCCGGCCGCCGAACTGGTGGTGCACCCCTCGCACCGGGGGAACGGTCACGGGCGGGCCCTGGGCGCGGCGCTGCTCGCGGCCTCCGGCAAGCGGCTGCGGGTGTGGGCGCACGGCGGTCACTCCGCAGCCCGGCACCTCGCGCAGGTCCTCGGGCTGACGCTGTTCCGGGAACTGCGCCAGATGCGGCGGCCCCTGGCCGGGCTCGACCTGCCCGACCCGGTGCTGCCGGAGGGCGTGAGCGTGCGCACCTTCGTGCCCGGGCAGGACGACGCGGCCTGGCTCGCGGTGAACGCCGCCGCCTTCGCCCACCACCCCGAACAGGGCTCCCTCACCCAGCGCGACCTCGACGACCGCAAGGCCGAGCCGTGGTTCGACCCCGAGGGCTTCTTCCTGGCCGAGCGGGACGGCCGGCTCGTCGGCTTCCACTGGACCAAGGTGCACGCCGAGGAGCGGCTGGGCGAGGTGTACGTCCTCGGGGTGAACCCCGGCGCCCAGGGCGGCGGCCTCGGCAAGTCGCTGACGACGATCGGGCTGCGGCATCTGGCGGACCGGGGGCTGCCGACGGCCATGCTCTACGTCGACGCCGACAACAAGGCGGCGGTCTCCGTCTACGAGCGGCTGGGCTTCGTCACCCACGAGGTGGACCTGATGTACCGGACGGAAACCTGA
- a CDS encoding bifunctional metallophosphatase/5'-nucleotidase: protein MPATSPAHHQRRRRRTTRLLATAVGVLTAGALAAALPGSASAGEDGADKGAAHGPGRYQDVQLLSFNDLHGNLEPPAGSSGRVTELQHDGTTKSVDAGGVEYLATHLRQAREGNRYSITAAGGDMVGASPLLSGLFHDEPTIEALNKLDLDVTSVGNHEFDEGARELGRLQNGGCHPTDGCYSDEEFEGADFPYLAANVLDEKTGKPVLDPYWVWKKNGVKVGFIGVTLEGTPDIVSAEGVKGLSFKDEVETINKYAKVLQRQGVKSVVALIHEGGFPASTAYNYDCDAPGAGDGISGPIADIAKNVTPQVDALVTGHTHNAYVCTIPDPAGKPRMVTSAASFGRLYTDTTLTYDRATGDIARTAVKSANHVVTRDVPKAPDMTALIDEWNTLAAPIGNRPIGYISGDINRDGTESPLGDLIADAQLAYAKGLDAETDLALMNPGGIRAPLTYAAKAGEGDGVVTYAEGFTVQPFANTVNLQDFTGAQLVQILKEQVSGPNEAAVKILQVSSGLTYTLDLTKTGADRVVTDSIRLNGAPLDPAATYRVASNSFLAGGGDGFPTLGQGTNDLVGEDDLTALEQYLTANSSATAPIAPPKADRITVVR, encoded by the coding sequence ATGCCAGCCACATCCCCGGCGCACCACCAGCGCCGCAGACGCCGTACCACCCGTCTCCTCGCGACCGCCGTCGGCGTGCTCACCGCCGGGGCGCTGGCCGCCGCCCTGCCCGGCTCGGCGAGCGCCGGCGAGGACGGCGCGGACAAGGGCGCCGCGCACGGCCCCGGCCGCTACCAGGACGTCCAGCTGCTGTCCTTCAACGACCTGCACGGCAACCTCGAGCCCCCGGCGGGCTCCTCGGGCCGGGTCACCGAACTGCAGCACGACGGCACGACGAAGAGCGTCGACGCGGGCGGCGTGGAGTACCTCGCCACCCACCTGCGCCAGGCCCGCGAGGGCAACCGGTACTCCATCACCGCCGCCGGCGGCGACATGGTCGGCGCGTCCCCCCTGCTCTCCGGCCTGTTCCACGACGAGCCCACCATCGAGGCGCTCAACAAGCTCGACCTGGACGTCACCTCGGTCGGCAACCACGAGTTCGACGAGGGCGCCAGGGAACTCGGCCGCCTGCAGAACGGCGGCTGCCACCCCACCGACGGCTGCTACTCCGACGAGGAGTTCGAGGGCGCCGACTTCCCGTACCTGGCGGCGAACGTCCTGGACGAGAAGACCGGCAAGCCGGTCCTCGACCCGTACTGGGTGTGGAAGAAGAACGGCGTCAAGGTCGGCTTCATCGGCGTCACCCTGGAGGGCACCCCGGACATCGTCTCCGCCGAGGGCGTCAAGGGCCTGTCCTTCAAGGACGAGGTCGAGACGATCAACAAGTACGCCAAGGTGCTCCAGCGCCAGGGCGTGAAGTCGGTCGTCGCCCTCATCCACGAGGGCGGCTTCCCGGCGTCCACCGCCTACAACTACGACTGCGACGCCCCGGGCGCCGGCGACGGCATCTCCGGCCCGATCGCGGACATCGCCAAGAACGTCACGCCGCAGGTGGACGCGCTGGTCACCGGCCACACCCACAACGCGTACGTGTGCACGATCCCGGACCCGGCGGGCAAGCCCCGCATGGTCACCTCGGCCGCGTCCTTCGGCCGCCTCTACACCGACACCACGCTGACCTACGACCGCGCGACCGGCGACATCGCCCGTACGGCCGTGAAGTCCGCGAACCACGTCGTCACCCGGGACGTCCCCAAGGCGCCCGACATGACCGCGCTGATCGACGAGTGGAACACCCTCGCCGCCCCCATCGGCAACCGTCCGATCGGCTACATCTCCGGCGACATCAACCGCGACGGCACCGAGTCCCCGCTGGGCGACCTCATCGCCGACGCGCAACTGGCGTACGCCAAGGGCCTGGACGCGGAGACCGACCTCGCGCTGATGAACCCCGGCGGCATCCGGGCGCCCCTGACCTACGCGGCCAAGGCCGGTGAGGGCGACGGCGTGGTGACCTACGCCGAGGGCTTCACCGTCCAGCCGTTCGCCAACACGGTCAACCTCCAGGACTTCACCGGCGCGCAGCTCGTCCAGATCCTCAAGGAGCAGGTGAGCGGCCCGAACGAGGCGGCCGTGAAGATCCTCCAGGTCTCCTCGGGCCTGACCTACACCCTGGACCTGACGAAGACGGGCGCGGACCGCGTGGTCACGGACTCGATCCGGCTGAACGGCGCGCCCCTCGACCCGGCCGCCACCTACCGCGTCGCGTCCAACAGCTTCCTCGCGGGCGGCGGCGACGGCTTCCCGACCCTGGGCCAGGGCACGAACGACCTGGTCGGCGAGGACGACCTGACCGCCCTGGAGCAGTACCTGACGGCCAACTCCTCGGCCACCGCCCCGATCGCCCCGCCGAAGGCGGACCGCATCACGGTCGTGCGGTAA
- a CDS encoding ornithine cyclodeaminase family protein has product MLVLGRSQVERLLDPDALIDALAGAMADLSAGRASAPGRIAALVPDREGFLAAMPGHVPSAGVLAGKLVSLFPRNAGTALPTHQALIVMFDPGTGEPVALLDGTAITAARTGACSALSARLLARADASVLAVLGTGVQARSHARAMCRVRPVREIRVAGRDPAKAAALARELSAELDADVRAVATYAEAADGADIVAATTHALEPVVRRPWIAPGTHITSVGYNPAGREVDDATVADALVCVESREAALAPFPTGSNDLLDPIRDGVVTADHVHAELGELILGRRPGRESADRITLYKSVGVAVQDAAAAALVLAAARERGAGERISLR; this is encoded by the coding sequence ATGCTGGTGCTCGGACGCTCGCAGGTGGAGCGACTGCTCGATCCGGACGCGCTGATCGACGCGCTGGCCGGGGCGATGGCCGATCTCAGCGCGGGCCGTGCCTCCGCTCCCGGCCGCATCGCCGCCCTGGTGCCCGACCGGGAGGGCTTCCTGGCCGCCATGCCCGGCCACGTGCCCTCCGCCGGGGTGCTGGCGGGCAAGCTGGTCTCCCTCTTCCCGCGCAACGCCGGAACCGCGCTGCCCACCCACCAGGCACTGATCGTGATGTTCGACCCCGGTACCGGCGAGCCCGTCGCCCTGTTGGACGGCACCGCCATCACCGCGGCCCGCACCGGCGCCTGCTCGGCGCTCTCCGCCCGGCTGCTGGCCCGGGCGGACGCGTCGGTGCTGGCCGTCCTGGGCACCGGGGTGCAGGCCCGCTCCCACGCCCGCGCGATGTGCAGGGTGCGCCCGGTCCGGGAGATCCGGGTGGCCGGGCGCGATCCGGCGAAGGCGGCGGCCCTGGCCCGGGAACTCTCCGCCGAACTGGACGCCGACGTACGGGCGGTGGCCACCTACGCCGAGGCCGCCGACGGCGCCGACATCGTCGCCGCCACCACGCACGCCCTGGAACCCGTCGTCCGCCGCCCCTGGATCGCCCCCGGGACCCACATCACCTCGGTGGGCTACAACCCGGCCGGCCGGGAGGTCGACGACGCCACCGTGGCCGACGCCCTGGTGTGCGTGGAGTCCCGGGAGGCCGCGCTCGCCCCGTTCCCGACCGGCAGCAACGACCTCCTGGACCCGATCCGCGACGGCGTCGTCACGGCGGACCACGTCCACGCCGAACTGGGCGAACTAATCCTGGGCCGCCGCCCCGGCCGGGAGTCGGCCGACCGGATCACCCTCTACAAGTCGGTCGGCGTGGCGGTGCAGGACGCCGCCGCCGCGGCGCTGGTCCTCGCCGCGGCGCGGGAGCGGGGGGCCGGCGAGCGGATCAGTCTGCGGTAG
- a CDS encoding DUF1737 domain-containing protein — protein MTTPPDGLPVYRVLTGPDDAAFCRRVSEALERGYRLHEGPAVTFDGERVIVAQAVVWAPTAD, from the coding sequence ATGACGACACCACCGGACGGGCTGCCCGTGTACCGCGTACTGACCGGACCCGACGACGCGGCGTTCTGCCGCCGGGTGAGCGAGGCGCTGGAGCGGGGGTACCGGCTGCACGAGGGGCCCGCCGTCACCTTCGACGGTGAGCGGGTGATCGTGGCGCAGGCCGTCGTGTGGGCCCCTACCGCAGACTGA
- a CDS encoding pectinesterase family protein, producing the protein MSEHRSTARHRRSRKLLAVGLPLTLATASLAVYGAGPGAITPQLASAASDVTSAAAPAWATATADGFASVNALGQNGTYGGRDGQTVTVRTQADLEKYATAAEPYVIVVAGTITMNPVGKEIKVASDKTIVGSGTSGHLVGGGFFLGQGVHNVIIRNLTIRDAYQGIWNDKDHDFDAVQMDGAHHVWIDHNDLRNMADGLIDVRKDSTYVTVSWNELSQNNKTFGIGWTENVTTDITIHHNWFRETEQRNPSTDNAAHAHLYNNYLEDVAGTSINSSYGNYSRGGTRMVLENSYFQGMKNPVIKDATATIVQRGNIFSGTSGRNESGGTAFDPKAYYSYTLDSAANVPSLLKSGTGPRPTIGTTASAAADVAPKAAAATTLTVAKDGTGQYRTVQAAVNAVPANNASRVVISIKPGTYRETVKVPSTKPHVTFQGTGASRKDTVIVFNNAAGTPKPDGSGNHGTSGSATVAVEADDFQARNLTISNDFDERANQSLSGHQAVALRTAADRVFLDGVIVEGDQDTLLLDTAAKDRLGRVYVTNSYVVGNVDFIFGRATAVIDRSVITLKKRWDGTSAGYVTAPSTAANRKGILIANSAVNGDVSDRTFYLGRPWHAGGDASLDPQTTVRNTTLGAAIRTTPWTDMGGFSWKDDRFAEYRNTGPGSGSASGDRPHLTDSQAASQEVADWLAGWTPTAS; encoded by the coding sequence ATGAGCGAGCACCGCAGCACTGCGCGTCACCGCCGCAGCAGGAAGCTCCTGGCCGTCGGCCTGCCGCTGACCCTCGCCACCGCCTCACTGGCGGTGTACGGCGCCGGTCCCGGCGCCATCACCCCCCAACTGGCGTCCGCCGCCTCCGACGTCACCTCCGCCGCGGCCCCCGCCTGGGCCACGGCCACCGCCGACGGCTTCGCCTCGGTGAACGCGCTCGGCCAGAACGGCACGTACGGCGGCCGGGACGGGCAGACCGTCACCGTGCGCACACAGGCGGACCTGGAGAAGTACGCCACCGCCGCCGAGCCGTACGTCATCGTCGTGGCCGGGACGATCACGATGAACCCGGTCGGCAAGGAGATCAAGGTCGCCTCCGACAAGACGATCGTGGGCTCCGGCACGTCCGGGCACCTCGTCGGCGGGGGCTTCTTCCTCGGCCAGGGCGTGCACAACGTGATCATCCGCAACCTGACGATCCGGGACGCCTACCAGGGCATCTGGAACGACAAGGACCACGACTTCGACGCGGTCCAGATGGACGGCGCGCACCACGTCTGGATCGACCACAACGACCTGCGGAACATGGCGGACGGGCTGATCGACGTCCGCAAGGACAGCACGTACGTGACGGTCTCCTGGAACGAGCTGAGCCAGAACAACAAGACCTTCGGCATCGGCTGGACCGAGAACGTCACGACGGACATCACGATCCACCACAACTGGTTCCGCGAGACCGAGCAGCGCAACCCGTCCACGGACAACGCCGCCCACGCGCACCTCTACAACAACTACCTGGAGGACGTCGCCGGCACGAGCATCAACTCCTCGTACGGCAACTACTCGCGCGGCGGCACCCGGATGGTCCTGGAGAACAGCTACTTCCAGGGCATGAAGAACCCGGTCATCAAGGACGCGACGGCGACGATCGTCCAGCGCGGCAACATCTTCTCGGGCACGTCGGGCCGCAACGAGAGCGGCGGTACGGCCTTCGACCCGAAGGCGTACTACTCCTACACCCTCGACAGCGCGGCGAACGTGCCGTCCCTGCTGAAGTCGGGCACGGGCCCGCGTCCGACCATCGGCACGACGGCGTCGGCGGCGGCGGACGTCGCGCCGAAGGCCGCGGCGGCCACGACCCTCACCGTCGCCAAGGACGGCACCGGCCAGTACCGGACGGTCCAGGCGGCGGTGAACGCGGTCCCCGCGAACAACGCCTCCCGCGTGGTGATCTCCATCAAGCCGGGCACGTACCGCGAGACGGTGAAGGTCCCCTCCACCAAGCCGCACGTCACCTTCCAGGGCACCGGCGCCAGCCGCAAGGACACGGTGATCGTCTTCAACAACGCGGCCGGCACGCCGAAGCCGGACGGTTCGGGGAACCACGGCACCTCCGGCAGCGCCACGGTCGCCGTCGAGGCCGACGACTTCCAGGCCCGCAACCTGACGATCTCCAACGACTTCGACGAGCGCGCCAACCAGTCCCTCTCCGGCCACCAGGCGGTCGCCCTGCGCACGGCGGCCGACCGGGTCTTCCTCGACGGCGTGATCGTCGAGGGCGACCAGGACACCCTCCTCCTCGACACGGCCGCCAAGGACCGGCTCGGGCGGGTGTACGTCACCAACTCCTACGTCGTCGGGAACGTCGACTTCATCTTCGGCCGGGCGACCGCGGTGATCGACCGCTCCGTCATCACCCTGAAGAAGCGCTGGGACGGCACGTCGGCCGGCTACGTCACGGCGCCGAGCACGGCCGCGAACCGCAAGGGCATCCTCATCGCCAACTCCGCGGTGAACGGCGACGTCTCCGACCGCACCTTCTACCTCGGCCGGCCCTGGCACGCGGGCGGCGACGCCTCCCTCGACCCGCAGACCACGGTCCGCAACACCACCCTCGGCGCGGCGATCCGCACCACGCCGTGGACCGACATGGGCGGCTTCTCCTGGAAGGACGACCGCTTCGCCGAGTACCGGAACACGGGCCCCGGCTCCGGGTCGGCGAGCGGCGACCGTCCGCACCTGACGGACTCCCAGGCGGCGTCCCAGGAGGTCGCGGACTGGCTGGCCGGCTGGACGCCCACGGCGTCCTGA
- a CDS encoding sensor histidine kinase — protein MSGLVRRVRALPIRARLSLLVAAAVAFAVAAVAVACWFVVKSVLVSSLDEALRANRMDGQQVSKYLNLRTGLCAHDPVTHEENPFGSSVQLVDGKGGSCLIIGTEEVPLTGADRAVAEGTAPDALHEATGSDGGQYRVFTYTVPGLQNVAVSAARPLSEVNSSLSNLALVLVFVAGAGVVGAAAAGLWVARTALRPVDELTRAVEHVARTEDLTVRIPVGDDSEDEIARLSRSFNSMTSALASSRDLQQQLIADAGHELRTPLTSLRTNIELLTRSEETGRPLPPADRKALLASVKAQMTELAALIGDLQELSRPDTGQHADRAQIVAWQDAVGSALRRARLRGPELTITADVHPWYVRAEPSALERAVVNVLDNAVKFSPEGGTIDVRLADGVLTVRDRGPGIPADELPHVFDRFWRSPGARALPGSGLGLSIVARTVQQAGGEVTLAPAEGGGTTATIRLPGAPTPPPDVV, from the coding sequence GTGGCGTTCGCGGTGGCGGCGGTGGCGGTGGCGTGCTGGTTCGTGGTGAAGAGCGTGCTGGTGAGCTCGCTGGACGAGGCCCTGAGGGCGAACCGGATGGACGGGCAGCAGGTGAGCAAGTACCTCAACCTGCGCACCGGTCTGTGCGCCCACGACCCCGTCACCCACGAGGAGAACCCCTTCGGCTCGTCCGTACAGCTCGTGGACGGCAAGGGCGGGAGCTGCCTCATCATCGGCACGGAGGAGGTCCCGCTCACCGGCGCCGACCGCGCCGTGGCCGAGGGCACGGCCCCCGACGCGCTGCACGAGGCGACGGGGTCCGACGGCGGGCAGTACCGGGTCTTCACCTACACCGTGCCCGGCCTGCAGAACGTCGCCGTGTCCGCCGCGCGCCCGCTGAGCGAGGTGAACAGCTCCCTCAGCAACCTGGCGCTGGTGCTGGTCTTCGTCGCGGGCGCCGGGGTCGTGGGGGCCGCCGCCGCCGGCCTCTGGGTGGCCCGCACCGCACTGCGCCCCGTGGACGAACTGACCCGGGCGGTGGAGCACGTGGCCCGCACCGAGGACCTCACCGTCCGCATCCCCGTCGGCGACGACAGCGAGGACGAGATCGCCCGCCTCTCCCGCTCCTTCAACTCCATGACCTCCGCCCTCGCCAGCTCCCGCGACCTCCAGCAGCAGCTCATCGCGGACGCCGGCCACGAACTGCGCACCCCGCTCACCTCGCTGCGCACCAACATCGAACTGCTCACCCGCAGCGAGGAGACGGGCCGCCCGCTCCCGCCCGCCGACCGCAAGGCGCTGCTCGCCTCCGTCAAGGCGCAGATGACCGAGCTGGCCGCGCTCATCGGGGACCTCCAGGAACTGTCCCGCCCGGACACCGGCCAGCACGCGGACCGGGCGCAGATCGTCGCCTGGCAGGACGCCGTCGGGTCGGCGCTGCGCCGCGCCCGGCTGCGCGGTCCCGAGCTGACGATCACGGCGGACGTCCACCCCTGGTACGTACGGGCGGAGCCGTCCGCGCTGGAGCGGGCGGTGGTCAACGTCCTGGACAACGCCGTGAAGTTCAGCCCGGAGGGCGGCACGATCGACGTACGCCTGGCGGACGGTGTCCTCACCGTCCGCGACCGCGGCCCCGGTATCCCCGCCGACGAACTCCCCCACGTCTTCGACCGGTTCTGGCGCTCGCCCGGTGCCCGCGCCCTGCCCGGTTCCGGACTCGGCCTGTCCATCGTGGCCCGCACGGTCCAGCAGGCGGGCGGTGAGGTGACCCTGGCCCCGGCCGAGGGCGGCGGCACGACGGCCACGATCCGGCTGCCGGGCGCGCCGACACCCCCGCCGGACGTCGTCTGA